The following coding sequences are from one Treponema bryantii window:
- a CDS encoding YARHG domain-containing protein yields the protein MKKYLLCIFALLQIISFSYTQNIEKLGEIETLTSYQRMNTIIPSDTYVDEINNYLYCRSDRGESQSIYNLNKISEEPKKKNYFAKTTTETFVILNNSEIHFSEMAFEIKRENEVIVNGPLSSGISFILKKGSGFIVYYIDTNGCPGAVDTSGRIYSSEEAMAYLKEYDPEKYEQSKKTSSELELYNDFIRNRVLIWGKTHYMKHNVMVQYDLQGNYYFMQDFGSLGSDIGCYFNDKCIFYKFTEGLNPYSEIIKNCKDGYYSSSWYVGFGGNIYYYIASKEYTEVFRIRRTWGDPDFYAMAINGYTEDDYGKYVDEVLPKLSKADLRLLRNTIFALYGVHFKSADLSKYFDKQVWYTDEGKTSADVTLPEHRQKLVEMIQKLEK from the coding sequence ATGAAAAAATATTTATTATGTATTTTTGCTTTATTGCAAATAATATCTTTTTCTTATACTCAGAATATAGAAAAACTAGGAGAAATTGAAACATTAACATCATATCAGCGAATGAACACAATAATACCTTCAGATACTTATGTTGATGAAATTAATAATTATCTTTATTGCAGGTCAGATAGAGGTGAAAGTCAATCTATCTACAATCTGAACAAAATATCTGAAGAACCAAAGAAAAAAAATTATTTTGCAAAAACAACAACGGAAACGTTTGTAATTCTTAATAATTCTGAAATCCATTTTAGTGAAATGGCATTTGAAATTAAAAGAGAAAATGAAGTTATAGTAAATGGACCGCTATCTTCCGGAATAAGCTTTATCTTGAAAAAAGGAAGCGGATTCATAGTCTATTACATAGACACAAATGGCTGTCCCGGAGCAGTAGATACAAGCGGCCGTATTTATTCAAGTGAAGAAGCAATGGCATATCTTAAAGAATATGACCCGGAAAAATACGAGCAGAGCAAGAAAACATCTAGTGAATTAGAACTGTACAATGATTTTATTCGCAATCGTGTTCTTATCTGGGGAAAAACACATTATATGAAACACAATGTAATGGTGCAATATGACCTTCAAGGAAATTATTATTTTATGCAAGACTTTGGAAGCCTTGGTTCTGACATTGGATGTTACTTTAATGATAAGTGTATTTTTTACAAATTTACTGAAGGATTAAATCCATACTCTGAAATAATCAAGAACTGTAAAGATGGTTATTATAGCTCCAGCTGGTACGTAGGCTTCGGCGGCAACATCTACTACTACATAGCCAGCAAAGAATACACCGAAGTCTTCCGTATCCGCCGCACATGGGGTGACCCGGACTTTTACGCCATGGCAATAAACGGCTATACCGAAGACGACTACGGAAAATATGTAGACGAAGTTCTTCCAAAACTGAGCAAAGCAGATTTACGACTTTTAAGAAATACAATTTTCGCCCTTTACGGTGTTCATTTTAAGAGCGCAGATTTATCAAAGTATTTTGACAAACAGGTCTGGTACACAGATGAAGGAAAAACTTCTGCAGATGTAACACTTCCGGAACACAGGCAGAAACTTGTTGAGATGATTCAGAAATTGGAAAAATAA
- a CDS encoding P83/100 family protein, with protein sequence MKKLMLLLVSVILTASLSALEVDKNELNSTSDTTIEFINYTGPHKVIDSIAAIKSIGSGLGSQIAKDPSKASSTAKNSKYYVVHAVDESETGKLDADILYIGADATVDHINNLRRIIAAYLSSAYGYSEKDSETLAVFITVYNAVYRGKLDTFKAKYKNVVIKNLSSDNCGLSVNYKDWPGKSEIVIPLFDVKNGGLSTVDTSVISDSTVVDSMKEDDDKNVESRKDMVDIKEREADAASEKAKEAQKEAVKEQKKLEEEKQKTTEAKKEAEEAKKTAEEKKKVAEDNPNDKKAQEEAKEAQKEAEEKQQAAEEQEKKQEEQQAVTEEKKQEAKEQQTLADKKETEAQNERKEIAKDQAEVQKKEAEEALMKTEFGVILSDEANMLSRLVKFNIENGEVVKNSPVAQIRNRTVYKEGESFIAIAGENAKNAAVKLVTISPDTLEISGESDNTIAEDSVLVKDGSEFYCVIDDNGKYYLGKFGADLSMKLKSTIQVKAGTPVTITDGGIVVTDLNGRLRLLDKKDLSVISNTDPSNAK encoded by the coding sequence ATGAAGAAGTTAATGTTGCTGCTCGTATCAGTCATCCTTACTGCAAGTCTTTCTGCACTTGAGGTTGATAAAAACGAGCTTAATTCTACTAGTGATACTACAATTGAATTCATCAATTATACAGGACCACATAAGGTAATAGATTCAATTGCTGCAATTAAATCTATTGGTAGCGGACTTGGAAGTCAGATTGCAAAAGATCCTTCAAAAGCTTCTTCTACAGCTAAAAATTCAAAATATTATGTTGTACATGCCGTAGATGAATCTGAAACTGGAAAACTTGATGCTGATATTCTTTATATTGGTGCTGATGCAACTGTTGATCATATAAACAATCTGCGTCGTATTATTGCTGCATATTTGAGTTCAGCTTATGGCTACAGTGAAAAGGATTCTGAAACTCTTGCAGTATTCATTACAGTTTATAACGCAGTTTACCGCGGAAAGCTTGATACTTTTAAGGCAAAGTACAAGAACGTTGTAATCAAGAATCTAAGTTCTGATAACTGTGGTCTTTCTGTAAACTATAAAGACTGGCCAGGAAAATCAGAAATTGTAATTCCACTCTTTGATGTAAAAAATGGCGGTCTTTCTACTGTTGATACATCTGTAATCAGTGATTCTACTGTTGTTGATTCCATGAAGGAAGATGATGACAAGAATGTTGAAAGCCGTAAAGACATGGTAGACATCAAGGAACGAGAAGCTGATGCTGCTTCTGAAAAAGCTAAGGAAGCTCAGAAAGAAGCTGTAAAAGAACAGAAGAAGCTTGAAGAAGAAAAGCAGAAGACTACTGAAGCTAAAAAAGAAGCTGAAGAAGCAAAGAAAACAGCTGAAGAAAAGAAAAAGGTAGCTGAAGATAATCCAAACGATAAGAAGGCTCAGGAAGAAGCTAAGGAAGCTCAGAAAGAAGCTGAAGAAAAACAGCAGGCTGCTGAAGAACAGGAAAAGAAACAGGAAGAACAGCAGGCTGTAACTGAAGAGAAAAAGCAGGAAGCAAAAGAACAGCAGACTTTAGCAGATAAAAAGGAAACTGAAGCTCAGAATGAACGCAAGGAAATAGCTAAAGACCAGGCTGAAGTTCAGAAAAAAGAAGCTGAAGAAGCTCTCATGAAAACAGAGTTTGGTGTAATTCTTTCTGATGAAGCAAATATGCTTTCTCGTCTCGTAAAGTTCAACATTGAAAACGGTGAAGTTGTTAAGAACTCCCCTGTTGCACAGATTCGTAACAGAACTGTTTATAAAGAAGGTGAAAGTTTTATCGCTATTGCTGGAGAAAACGCTAAGAATGCAGCTGTAAAGCTTGTAACAATTTCTCCAGACACTCTTGAGATTTCAGGTGAAAGTGATAATACAATTGCAGAAGATTCTGTTCTCGTAAAAGACGGCAGTGAATTCTACTGTGTAATTGATGACAACGGAAAATACTACCTTGGAAAGTTTGGCGCAGATCTTTCAATGAAGCTGAAATCAACAATCCAGGTAAAAGCCGGAACCCCAGTTACCATAACTGATGGCGGAATTGTAGTAACAGATTTGAACGGAAGACTCCGCCTTCTCGATAAGAAGGATTTGTCTGTTATTTCCAATACAGATCCATCGAATGCAAAATAA